In Pseudonocardia cypriaca, a single genomic region encodes these proteins:
- a CDS encoding MFS transporter codes for MAVTVTEAEARKVAFGAFVGTALEWYDFFLFGTAASLVFNRLYFASDDVVVATAGAFASFAVGFLARPLGAVLFGHLGDRIGRRKCLIITVALIGFVTGAIGLLPTYFSIGVAAPVLLTLLRLLQGVAVGGEWGGAVTLAVEHAPKEHRGRYAAMPQIGSPIGTLLSSGAFLLVSLLPPESFDAWGWRLPFLAAFPLLYIALWIRRRVEESPLFEQLLKEDELASSPVPEVFRRAFPQLLVGAGTAFLGIGGFYLITTFVISYGTANLGMPRSLLLTATLVAAAVEIAVLIVGGRMAERYGPGRITLIGGIVSALVAFPTFWMIDTTNPALVIIGVTLAVACLSIPYAVSGALLTDLFPARLRYSGVALSANVAGIVSGFVPLLATALLTVSDGQSWSAALLLVVIALITAGSGALAPRIALGHDEVVSR; via the coding sequence ATGGCGGTCACCGTCACAGAGGCCGAGGCGCGCAAGGTCGCGTTCGGCGCGTTCGTGGGCACGGCGCTGGAGTGGTACGACTTCTTCCTCTTCGGCACCGCCGCGTCGCTGGTGTTCAACCGGCTCTACTTCGCGAGCGACGACGTGGTCGTGGCCACCGCGGGCGCGTTCGCGTCGTTCGCGGTCGGCTTCCTCGCGCGCCCGCTCGGCGCCGTGCTGTTCGGCCACCTCGGCGACCGCATCGGCCGCCGCAAGTGCCTGATCATCACGGTCGCCCTGATCGGGTTCGTCACCGGAGCGATCGGGCTCCTGCCCACCTACTTCTCCATCGGCGTCGCCGCACCGGTGCTGCTCACCCTGCTGCGGCTGCTGCAGGGGGTCGCGGTCGGCGGCGAGTGGGGCGGCGCGGTCACGCTCGCCGTCGAACACGCACCGAAGGAGCACCGCGGCCGCTACGCCGCGATGCCGCAGATCGGCTCCCCGATCGGCACGCTGCTGTCGTCCGGCGCGTTCTTGCTCGTCTCGCTGCTGCCGCCGGAGAGCTTCGACGCATGGGGCTGGCGGCTGCCGTTCCTCGCCGCGTTCCCACTCCTGTACATCGCGCTGTGGATCCGGCGCCGGGTCGAGGAGTCCCCGCTCTTCGAGCAGCTGCTGAAGGAGGACGAGCTCGCCAGCTCCCCCGTCCCCGAGGTGTTCCGCCGGGCGTTCCCCCAGCTGCTGGTGGGTGCCGGGACGGCGTTCCTCGGCATCGGCGGCTTCTACCTCATCACCACGTTCGTGATCAGCTACGGCACCGCCAACCTCGGCATGCCGCGCTCGCTGCTCCTCACGGCCACGCTCGTCGCGGCCGCCGTCGAGATCGCCGTGCTCATCGTCGGCGGGCGGATGGCGGAGCGGTACGGGCCTGGCCGGATCACGCTGATCGGCGGGATCGTCTCGGCGCTGGTCGCGTTCCCCACGTTCTGGATGATCGACACCACGAACCCCGCGCTCGTGATCATCGGGGTGACGCTGGCCGTCGCGTGCCTCTCGATCCCGTACGCGGTGTCCGGGGCGCTGCTCACGGACCTCTTCCCCGCCCGGCTGCGCTACAGCGGGGTGGCGCTCTCGGCCAACGTCGCGGGCATCGTGAGCGGGTTCGTCCCGCTGCTGGCCACCGCGCTGCTGACGGTCAGCGACGGGCAGTCGTGGTCGGCTGCGCTCCTGCTGGTGGTCATCGCGCTGATCACGGCAGGCTCCGGCGCCCTCGCCCCGCGCATCGCGCTCGGGCACGACGAGGTGGTGTCACGCTAG
- a CDS encoding MFS transporter, translating to MTTIALPRTGHERGTPAYRRLGAAMWCAGLATFVLVYCVQALLPTLAAEFDVSSSVASLALSATTGTLALAIVPLSAVAESWGRARVMTVALAASAVLGVLAPLAPTFGALVAVRALQGVALAALPALAMAHVTREVAPRWLGGAVGLLIAGNTIGGLSGRLVAGAVADLAGWRVALAVIGGLSLLCTLAFRLLLPPALAPAPPRVRLRELDGPLRAQLADPGLRCLFGIAFLLMGAFVTVYNYLGFRLLAPPFELPAALVGLVFLGYLAGTWASTGAGRLGDRWGRRRVLWAAVLVAVAGAWATLPDSLPAVLAGLLVVTVGFFAAHSVASSWVGRRASMLAAGSPAVASSLYLFAYYLGSSVGGAAGGVAYDLGGWPAVVAYVTALFAGGLGLALTLRRIGALA from the coding sequence ATGACAACGATTGCCCTGCCGCGCACCGGCCACGAACGCGGGACGCCTGCCTACCGGCGCCTCGGCGCCGCGATGTGGTGCGCGGGCCTGGCGACGTTCGTGCTGGTCTACTGCGTGCAGGCGCTCCTGCCGACCCTCGCGGCCGAGTTCGACGTCTCGTCGTCGGTGGCGAGCCTCGCGCTCTCGGCGACCACGGGAACGCTCGCGCTCGCGATCGTCCCGCTCTCCGCCGTGGCCGAGTCGTGGGGCCGCGCGCGGGTGATGACGGTGGCCCTCGCGGCGTCCGCCGTGCTGGGCGTGCTCGCCCCGCTCGCGCCCACGTTCGGCGCGCTCGTCGCGGTCCGGGCGCTGCAGGGCGTCGCGCTTGCCGCCCTGCCCGCGCTGGCGATGGCGCACGTGACGCGCGAGGTAGCCCCGCGCTGGCTCGGCGGCGCCGTCGGGCTGCTGATCGCGGGCAACACGATCGGCGGCCTGTCCGGACGCCTCGTCGCCGGCGCGGTCGCGGACCTGGCCGGCTGGCGCGTTGCGCTGGCCGTCATCGGCGGGCTGTCGCTGCTCTGCACGCTCGCGTTCCGGCTGCTGCTGCCGCCCGCACTCGCCCCGGCCCCGCCGCGCGTGCGCCTGCGGGAGCTGGACGGCCCGCTGCGCGCGCAGCTGGCCGACCCCGGCCTGCGGTGCCTGTTCGGGATCGCGTTCCTGCTCATGGGCGCGTTCGTCACCGTCTACAACTACCTGGGCTTCCGGCTGCTCGCGCCGCCGTTCGAGCTGCCGGCCGCGCTCGTGGGGCTGGTCTTCCTCGGCTACCTCGCCGGCACGTGGGCCTCGACCGGCGCGGGCCGCCTCGGTGACCGGTGGGGCAGGCGCCGCGTGCTCTGGGCGGCGGTGCTCGTGGCCGTCGCCGGGGCCTGGGCGACGCTGCCCGACTCGCTGCCCGCCGTCCTGGCCGGGCTGCTGGTCGTGACGGTCGGGTTCTTCGCCGCCCACTCGGTGGCCAGCAGCTGGGTGGGCAGGCGCGCGTCGATGCTGGCTGCGGGCTCCCCGGCCGTCGCGTCCTCGCTCTACCTGTTCGCCTACTACCTGGGCAGCAGCGTCGGCGGCGCGGCGGGCGGTGTCGCCTACGACCTCGGCGGCTGGCCCGCCGTCGTGGCCTACGTGACCGCGCTGTTCGCGGGCGGGCTCGGGCTGGCGCTCACGCTGCGCCGCATCGGCGCCCTAGCGTGA